Proteins from one Chloroflexota bacterium genomic window:
- a CDS encoding dehydratase, with translation MAGQVYWDDVKEGMDIPALKKNVSSQQLVMYAGASGDFYQIHYDKDFAIGTGLTGIIVHGALKNAFLGQLMTDWAGEHGALRKLAVQYRGMDYPNDPLTCRGKVTKKYVQDGKHMVDCEIWMENGKGEKTTPGSATVILPVRK, from the coding sequence ATGGCAGGACAGGTCTACTGGGACGATGTGAAAGAGGGGATGGATATCCCCGCGCTCAAGAAGAACGTCTCCAGCCAGCAGCTGGTGATGTATGCAGGGGCCTCCGGCGATTTCTACCAGATCCACTACGATAAGGACTTCGCCATCGGCACCGGCCTCACCGGCATCATCGTCCACGGCGCCCTCAAGAACGCCTTTCTGGGCCAGCTGATGACCGATTGGGCGGGCGAGCACGGCGCCCTCAGGAAGCTGGCCGTCCAGTATCGCGGTATGGATTACCCGAACGACCCCCTTACCTGCCGTGGCAAGGTGACCAAGAAGTACGTGCAAGACGGCAAGCACATGGTGGATTGCGAGATCTGGATGGAGAACGGCAAGGGAGAAAAGACGACCCCCGGCTCGGCCACCGTCATCCTTCCTGTGCGAAAGTAA